GGTTCAATGCGGCTGTTGCTGGATGCTTCTTTGCAGTTGAATCCGTGTTGTGGCCTTCATCGAGTGATTCGTCTACTTCACTTCCAAACTCTACTTCGATGGTTATTCTTAGTGCTGTTATTGCTTCTGTTGTGTCTGAAATTGGTTTGGGATCTGAGCCTGCGTTTAAGGTTCCTGACTATGACTTCCGCTCTCCTGGAGGTAATGTTATTACATTACTAATGTACCATTCCTATGCTTTCATCTAGGCATGTGGTTTTTTAAAGGAACCGAACCCGCCTAACTAAACCAAAATTTCAGTTAGTTCAGCGAGAAGTTCGGTTCGATTCGGGAGGTTTATAAAAAAAACTTCGATTTTTGGTTCAGTTCGATAATCGGTTAGTTCGGTTTTTCAAAAGAATTTTTTTGTTAACCAAATTTCGAACTGAACTTACCGAGTTAACAAAAATTTCGAACCAAATTACCCGAATTTAACCGACTTTACCCAATTTTTAACCAAAATATAATCGAAACCAAAAACTTCGGTTAGTTTTGGTAAAATTTTTAAAAACTGAACTACCGAATACCAAACCGAACATTTTACAGTCCATTTCGGCGAGATTTTAGTTGAACCGAACTACCCGAAAACCGAACTACCAGAACCAAATTACTTGAACTACCCGAACCCGCAGGCCTACATCCTTCCCTTTTTATGAAAGACAGAATGAGAACACTTTTACTGATTTGCAGAGCTTCCACTCTATCTTTTACTGGGCGCTCTGTGTGGCTTAGTCTCCTTGGCGTTATCTCGATGCACATCTTCCATGACATCTGCTGTTGACAGTCTCAACAAGGACGCTGGGATACCAAAGTCTCTATTTCCAGTATTGGGTGGCTTAACTGTTGGTATCATAGCTTTGGTATACCCTGAAGTCTTATACTGGGGTTTCGAGAACGTGGATATTTTGCTGGAGTCTCGTCCCTTTGTGAAGGGCCTTTCAGCTGATCTTTTGCTTCAGCTGGTAGCGGTCAAGATAGCTGCAACCGCGTTGTGCCGGGCTTCTGGACTGGTGGGAGGATACTATGCTCCTTCTCTGTTTATTGGTGGGGCGGCCGGAATGGCCTATGGAAAGTTTATTGGCATTGCCTTGGCGCAGAATCCTGGAATCCATCTCTCTATCCTCGAGGTGGCATCTCCACAAGCTTATGGTCTGGTACTGTTCTTACATGGTCAATGTTGTTTCAGAGTTTCTTGTTTTTTTTTTTTTTTGCCATGGCTTCATTGCTAATGATTCTGTTCGTCTGATTGTTTTGTTTTACAGGTTGGAATGGCTGCTACACTTGCGGGGGTTTGTCAAGTTCCTCTTACATCGGTACTGTTGCTATTTGAACTTACACAAGACTATCGTATAGTGTTGCCCCTACTTGGAGCTGTAGGCATGTCTTCATGGATTACATCTGGACAGTCAAAGAGACAAGAAACTAGAGAGACGAAAGAAACTAGGAAAAGAAACAGCCAAGAAGCTGTACAGTCTCTGACGTCATCAGATGAGGATGAACCATCAACGAATAACCTTTGTGAAGTTGAAAGTTCTCTTTGTGTAGATGATTCAAGCATCCAAGCTGAGGAGCTACAAAGGAGTATCTTCGTTTCAGAAGCCATGCGAACAAGATTTGCCACGGTTATGATGAGCACTTCTCTGGAAGAAGCAGTAACTCGTATGCTGATAGAGAAACAGTCCTGTGCGCTTATTGTTGATCCTGACAACATCTTTCTCGGTCTACTTACACTTTCAGACATTCTGGAATTTAGCAAAGCAAGAAAAGAAGGAAACAAAGAACCTAAGGTATGAATTAGAATAGTCACTTCTGAAATAACTGCTTCTATCTTGATGTAACCTGATCAAATAATTGAACCACTGCTTTGGTTTAGGAGATTTTTGTAAGTGAAATATGTTCGATGAGCGGAGGATGTAGAGTGCCGTGGACTGTGACACCTGATATGGATCTTCTCGCTGCCCAAACAATCATGAACAAGCATGAAATATCTCATGTTCCAGTCGTTTCAGGAGGCAGTGATTCTCGCAGAATACACCCTGTTGGGGTCCTAGATAAAGAATGTATCACTGTAACACGCAGGTACGCACGCCTAACACCTATATTCCCTCAGTTTAATTTCTTCATGTGGAAGTTTTTCATAACTTCTTCTCCCATTTCACCAAGTCTTCGAGACTTGCTATAACTTGAGCTGCTAAGTTTCCTATATTGGATGTTGTTGAACTAACTACTGAAAGAAATTTTACTTGCTACTTTTTGTTTGCTCAACAAAGCCAAGGAATAAGTAGCCAACTATGGCTGTTCAGCTTCTTGTTCTTAGAACAGTCAACTATATCTAGAGTTAATACCAAAACATATTGGCCTAGTAAACAAGTTTCCTTAATTCATTGAAACGTTGTTCTGTGCATTTCTGATTTTGCCCTGTGTAGATGTTGGCACTGGAAGTGGTACTGTTTTTTTTTCTAAACAATTTCTCTCGTTTGATCTGGCAGAGCTCTAGCAACCAGAATGTTCCTCGACGGAGTCAATTCTCTGCAATCGTAAACCGGCTTGCTTTGTAGCTTTTCTTGAGCTGACCAGGATGATTTCAGTCTTTTTCTTCTTTTGTGAGGCTCGAGGCCAGTTTTGGTAGAAGAGAGATGGCTGGTGCTGCGTGATTAGAAGTAAGTCTTCTCCATCTGTTGATTGAAATGGTGGAAGCTGTCCCGCTTAAGGTGCTGAGCAGCCGAAGCAAGGAAGGGTACTCAGAGAATCTTCTACTATTGTACAGAATGTCATGTGATTGGTTACACTATTTTGTCTTATTATGTACAGATTGTCACTGTGCCTTTCTCAATTTTTGTATGTTTTGTAAATTGCTACTTTGGCTTACATCACACTGAGAAAGTTTTTTACTAATTCATATTATGACAATGCCAACAATTTTTTTGTTCTCAAGAGAGAACCATTTTTAAAGAAAAATCAATAAGCAACTCACATGAGTTGAATGATCTACCTAATCTGTACTTACTTACCTTCAGCGTGGTGGATACACATGCTATATATAACTATTCGGGTGTGATTCCATTGTTATCAGCCAGAAAATGGATCAACCAAAAGGAAAAGTTTGTGTGACAGGAGCTTCAGGCTTCTTAGCTTCTTGGCTTGTGAAGAGGCTTCTCCTTGCGGCATCATCCCCACTACATAAATCTTTGTGTATTCATTTTATAGATATTCTTTTAACACTTATTTCTTGTGATATGATAGGAGGAGATTTTGAAACCAGCTATGAGTCTTTGAAGGGTGTGGTCCTCACGTCCTCCTCTTCAACAGTCAGGATCAGAGATGATTTTGATCCCAATATCCCTCTTGATGAATCTGTTTGGACCTCTGTTGAACTCTGCAAGCGTTTTCAGGTTTGTATAGCAATCTATATAAACAAAAAAAAATGAAGATCATTAGGGCCGAATCTGAGATTTCGGAGGCTCTGAAAAATTTCTTAAGAAACTTAGTAATTTTTTGTTAATATAATTTAGAGGCTTATGTCTATGTAAAAAAGGCTTTCAAAATTTTTGGGGGCCAAGGCTAATGATTTATTGGACTGTGGTCAAATCGGGTCATGGAGATCGTTATCTCTTAATCATATTAATTAACAGTGTGTGTAAACGCATTCCCTGAGAATTTAAGGTCTGGTATGCATTATCAAAGACATTAGCCGAGCAAGCTGCATGGAAATTCTGTGAAGAAAATAGTATTGACCTTGTCACTGTTCTACCATCCTTCCTCGTTGGACCTAGCCTGCCTCCTGATCTGTGTTCTACAGCATCTGATGTCCTTGGATTGCTGAAAGGTAGGAAACATCATCAGAATAGCTCCCTTGTCCTCTGCGGCAAAATGCTACATATAACTTGTTACATAACACAACAGGAGAAACAGAGAAATTTCAATGGCATGGACAGATGGGGTACGTTCATATCGATGACGTGGCAAGAACCCACATACTCGTTTTCGAACACGAAGCAGCCGGGGGCAGATACATTTGCAGCTCTAACGTTGTCAGTCTAGAGGAACTGGTTTCCTTTTTATCCACACGTTACCCATCACTCCATATCCCCGAGAGGTTTGACATTGATCTTTTAACCTTTTAATCCTTGAAAAGAAAAACAACTAGACCATGAAATAATCTTCTCTTTGTAAAAAAAAAAATTAGGTTTGAGAAGCTTAACAGGCTGCATTACGACTTTGACACTTCGAAGATAAAGAGCCTCGGGCTCAAGTTCAAGTCTCTTGAAGAGATGTTCGATGACTGCATTGCCTCTTTTGTAGAGAAAGGCTATTTATCTCATGTCGTTACATCACAATAAATAAATATCAATAAAAGTGTAGACAAAGGTAAAGAAGAATGATCTTATAATAATTAATATCGAGAAAGAAAAGTCGGGAGGATTGTATAATCCTAATTGATCCCAAATAAATAAATAAAAAGTTCATCTTTAAACCTTTAAACGAGGTTCAACGTAACAATAATCAATAAGAGTCAAGACTAATGGAGACTTTGTCGTTGCGAGAAAGTGTTCCAATAATCTTTCTAAACATACGGTAACGATGGTCCAATACTAAGAACATCTTGTCTAATGTCTTTGTGTTTTTAAGCACAAGTTCCACGAACAAAGGCAGGTGCTTTGACTTTACATCCCAATGGACCGCATCTTTTAATCTCGGACACAGCTGCGACTTATTGAAGGCTTGCGATGTCAAGTAGTGGTCAAGAAGCTTTGCCTGTAAAACAGGAAAAATATAAAAACATATGGTTCTTGGATTCAGATGATAGTTAGAACATCAAAATAATATAAATCAAAAGAGGTTTATGGTAAGATAGATATATACCAGTTTGATGTCGCAATGGATTGTGTGTACTGTTAGCTTCTTTAAATCATCTGAGTTTTGTAACACCCTTCTTATGCCAGGAATAATATAATGAAAGATCCTTGTCTTAAGTGTCAATGCTTTGACCTTGAACATTGGAAAAGGAACACCACGAAGCTGGGCAACAGATAAAACCTAACACAAAAGAATCATCGATCAGAAACTTTATAAGAAAACCAAAGCCCTATTGCAAACTAATGAATCCATGCATCAACAAAAAGTTTATGAAAGCAATTTAATCCAAGGCATTAGAGACAGGGCTGGATTTAGACACATTGACTTTGG
This sequence is a window from Brassica oleracea var. oleracea cultivar TO1000 chromosome C1, BOL, whole genome shotgun sequence. Protein-coding genes within it:
- the LOC106304692 gene encoding chloride channel protein CLC-e isoform X2: MAAATPALCAALRSPFSPRRFSPIRETTAPLHFGLIPSSLFRSVATGGGRLFPRSPATKQQDDAGFDQPPSQELAIVSACLVGVLTGISVVIFNNCVHLLRGFSWDGIPDRGASWLRDAPIGSVWLRVILVPTLGGLLVSVLNNLREAAEDSDTTVNANANANAVLRPFLKAVAACVTLGTGNSLGPEGPSVEIGASIARGVNSVFNKSPQTGLSLLAAGSASGISSGFNAAVAGCFFAVESVLWPSSSDSSTSLPNSTSMVILSAVIASVVSEIGLGSEPAFKVPDYDFRSPGELPLYLLLGALCGLVSLALSRCTSSMTSAVDSLNKDAGIPKSLFPVLGGLTVGIIALVYPEVLYWGFENVDILLESRPFVKGLSADLLLQLVAVKIAATALCRASGLVGGYYAPSLFIGGAAGMAYGKFIGIALAQNPGIHLSILEVASPQAYGLVGMAATLAGVCQVPLTSVLLLFELTQDYRIVLPLLGAVGMSSWITSGQSKRQETRETKETRKRNSQEAVQSLTSSDEDEPSTNNLCEVESSLCVDDSSIQAEELQRSIFVSEAMRTRFATVMMSTSLEEAVTRMLIEKQSCALIVDPDNIFLGLLTLSDILEFSKARKEGNKEPKIFVSEICSMSGGCRVPWTVTPDMDLLAAQTIMNKHEISHVPVVSGGSDSRRIHPVGVLDKECITVTRRALATRMFLDGVNSLQS
- the LOC106304692 gene encoding chloride channel protein CLC-e isoform X1 — encoded protein: MAAATPALCAALRSPFSPRRFSPIRETTAPLHFGLIPSSLFRSVATGGGRLFPRSPATKQQDDAGFDQPPSQELAIVSACLVGVLTGISVVIFNNCVHLLRGFSWDGIPDRGASWLRDAPIGSVWLRVILVPTLGGLLVSVLNNLREAAEDSDTTVNANANANAVLRPFLKAVAACVTLGTGNSLGPEGPSVEIGASIARGVNSVFNKSPQTGLSLLAAGSASGISSGFNAAVAGCFFAVESVLWPSSSDSSTSLPNSTSMVILSAVIASVVSEIGLGSEPAFKVPDYDFRSPGELPLYLLLGALCGLVSLALSRCTSSMTSAVDSLNKDAGIPKSLFPVLGGLTVGIIALVYPEVLYWGFENVDILLESRPFVKGLSADLLLQLVAVKIAATALCRASGLVGGYYAPSLFIGGAAGMAYGKFIGIALAQNPGIHLSILEVASPQAYGLVGMAATLAGVCQVPLTSVLLLFELTQDYRIVLPLLGAVGMSSWITSGQSKRQETRETKETRKRNSQEAVQSLTSSDEDEPSTNNLCEVESSLCVDDSSIQAEELQRSIFVSEAMRTRFATVMMSTSLEEAVTRMLIEKQSCALIVDPDNIFLGLLTLSDILEFSKARKEGNKEPKEIFVSEICSMSGGCRVPWTVTPDMDLLAAQTIMNKHEISHVPVVSGGSDSRRIHPVGVLDKECITVTRRALATRMFLDGVNSLQS
- the LOC106304730 gene encoding tetraketide alpha-pyrone reductase 1 isoform X2, with the translated sequence MDQPKGKVCVTGASGFLASWLVKRLLLAASSPLHKSLCIHFIDILLTLISCDMIGGDFETSYESLKGVVLTSSSSTVRIRDDFDPNIPLDESVWTSVELCKRFQTLAEQAAWKFCEENSIDLVTVLPSFLVGPSLPPDLCSTASDVLGLLKGETEKFQWHGQMGYVHIDDVARTHILVFEHEAAGGRYICSSNVVSLEELVSFLSTRYPSLHIPERFEKLNRLHYDFDTSKIKSLGLKFKSLEEMFDDCIASFVEKGYLSHVVTSQ
- the LOC106304730 gene encoding tetraketide alpha-pyrone reductase 1 isoform X1; its protein translation is MDQPKGKVCVTGASGFLASWLVKRLLLAASSPLHKSLCIHFIDILLTLISCDMIGGDFETSYESLKGVVLTSSSSTVRIRDDFDPNIPLDESVWTSVELCKRFQVWYALSKTLAEQAAWKFCEENSIDLVTVLPSFLVGPSLPPDLCSTASDVLGLLKGETEKFQWHGQMGYVHIDDVARTHILVFEHEAAGGRYICSSNVVSLEELVSFLSTRYPSLHIPERFEKLNRLHYDFDTSKIKSLGLKFKSLEEMFDDCIASFVEKGYLSHVVTSQ